The Geotrypetes seraphini chromosome 6, aGeoSer1.1, whole genome shotgun sequence genome includes a window with the following:
- the LOC117362239 gene encoding methylcytosine dioxygenase tet3-B-like, translating to MERKHRSCPSPVMTCSRNKAFSLILVLICIATQRQTSQEQGKKTGLEGSHYIPDLSALHNSSNHLPAPPTTPQKTEIPEQWKMETKSKDMWLLSPEEPMTHTDPMTGLKHLLGSTDDYIKSVFKRPEVLPNKVKTAKSKQRTLYSPQKEQSSPDYLKMSPNQQLSQLLQGTEFRKKTQTVLQRHLHHKRNLFREKTLIKANAQEQQKWWIPGSPVSTQKSSEKPKKERKKKGQSPIQKQTVPKTKTPRKQVHIRKTKQKDVHQLFLPMRQISLEEFRSSGNSENRSEVIKVEQAAPNVHEQTSSLSTPQITPESVLHKTDC from the coding sequence ATGGAAAGGAAGCACAGGTCTTGCCCATCTCCAGTCATGACCTGTTCCAGAAACAAAGCCTTCAGCCTTATATTGGTGCTAATATGTATCGCGACTCAGAGGCAGACCTCTCAGGAACAGGGCAAGAAGACTGGTCTGGAGGGATCACATTATATTCCTGACCTCAGCGCCTTACACAACTCTTCTAatcatctccctgcacctcccaccACCCCACAAAAAACAGAAATTCCTGAGCAATGGAAGATGGAAACTAAATCTAAAGACATGTGGTTGCTCAGTCCAGAGGAGCCCATGACTCATACTGACCCTATGACGGGGTTAAAACATTTGCTGGGTAGTACTGATGATTATATCAAATCGGTCTTTAAAAGACCAGAAGTGTTGCCCAATAAAGTAAAAACTGCAAAGTCTAAGCAACGTACGCTATACTCGCCCCAAAAGGAGCAGTCTAGTCCTGATTACTTGAAAATGTCACCCAACCAGCAATTGTCACAGCTTCTACAAGGCACAGAATTTCGCAAGAAGACCCAGACCGTGCTTCAGCGGCATCTCCATCATAAACGAAATCTGTTCAGGGAGAAGACTCTGATAAAAGCCAATGCACAGGAGCAACAGAAGTGGTGGATCCCTGGCTCACCAGTCTCAACCCAAAAGTCAAGCGAGAAGCCTAaaaaggagaggaagaaaaaagggCAATCTCCCATTCAAAAGCAAACCGTACCCAAGACCAAGACGCCACGAAAGCAAGTTCATATCAGAAAAACAAAGCAGAAAGATGTTCACCAACTCTTTTTGCCCATGAGACAGATAAGTTTGGAAGAATTTCGTTCATCCGGGAATTCAGAAAATCGGTCAGAAGTCATAAAAGTAGAACAGGCTGCACCAAATGTCCATGAACaaacctcttctctctctacccctcAGATCACCCCAGAGTCTGTGTTACACAAAACAGATTGTTGA